accTTTAACTCTGGGTAAATGAAAGATAAGAGTATCTCTTCATTATCATTCTGCCATAAATCTTGTAATTGATAATTGGATGTGTTTCTCTAGTGCAGAAATGGGGAGCCATTATGTGGTAGAGTCAGGGTTCTACATGACATCCTTTGCTGCGATAATCTTCGTTGGTGCTCTTGTAACTGTTGGAGTTTTATTCATCACCTTGCTGATTGCTTTGACAGTAATGTTACAATCCTGTGAGAGTAGAAGCAAAGGTATTATTGAGATCCAAATACCAAATGATGATTACAATTACTGCAAGACTTTCACTCTGCACGCAGAGCTCAACAACTTGGGACCAGATGACTTCCCTCCCATTTGCAGAAATCTTGCTTTTCATAGCATTAAGGAAAGTCACTATGAGAGAGATCTTAATAGTACTATGTGGTTGGTGGAGAAGTACTTTGACAGTGTTGAGCCATTAAATGATGGTCTAAACGTGGTATTAATGGACATAGATGACATTCTTCCCTCAAATCCTGATTATGCACATCCACTAATGCACCAGTAAGTTCCTCATTACTTTCATCATATTTTTCTTGCTCTTCTGTTTCTCATTATCTTCTGCCTAAGTTGTCAATAGGTTTGACATACACCAACCTAATGAGCAACTTCTTGGTCACCCACTTATTAGTAGTTCCTTAATCTTtacaaaaacagaaaagaagtaatcctttttcttttccttttctggtaCAGATTAGATCAGTATGGTTGTAGGGGTTGTTTTGAAGAAGCAAAACACTTGAAACAAAGACTTCTGCTCAGTTTATATATAGAACTTCAAGCTAGGGGTTGGTCTTTGATTTTGTTATCAAGAAAGCCGGAGAGATTGCGGAATGCCACTACAGAGCACCTTACTTTGGCAGGATACAGAGGTTGGTCTTCAGTCATTATGAGGTATTCCTTCTGTATTTCTTTCTTCAGGGAAAGATTTTATcagttaataaattatgatattataaCTGTTGAATGTCTTACATGTGTATAATtgtgttctttcttttgtttttgatttCTGTTTAAATCACTTGGGCAATAAAAGGTCATTCCAATATATTCTTAAGCTAGGGCTTTGATTCACAAAAGATACTGAAATCTGCTTCAAATAGAGATGGGATTAATGTATGCCGGGAgcataaataaactataatgaTTTTGTGGAACATCTACTTAGTCCAAACTAACAACTTCTAATGATAATCATTTTTAATGAGAAATGCTTATGATGAAGATATGGAGAGAACATCTTTTGTTTTATGAATGTATTCCGAATATTGCAATCATAGTAGGCAAGTTGTTCTTTAGTTGTGGGTTCCTTGCAAAATTGCTTTGACATTACAAAccaatttgataaattttatggacatttacGCATTGTTTTCTATGTTAGTTTCTCTTATTTGAACTAGGTGAAGCGGATTAGCTTTTGGATATTGTATTAGGAATTTCTTTCTAGTGACACCTTtctattttccttctttctcttttcatatctaatttataattaatcaaaaagaaaagagaaacaagCGCCTTAAGGTTTATATTATCTCCTTTTTTATTACCAGATtctgaaagaacccataaaaCTTATCCATATTTGGTCGAGTGAGTGCCAACATGCTGACACACCTGTGCCTTGACTATAATGATTGCCATTCTTGTAGATTGGATGATGAAATGGGAATGGACAGTCATAAATACTTTCTGAAACGAAGGATGATGATACAGAGAGAGGGCTTCCGCATCACTGGCATAATTAGCAGTCAGATGGATGCTTTAATAGGTCCATCATTGCCAGGACAACACATTTTTAAGTTTCCAAACccaatttattattgttgtggTTCATCCCAAAGAGATCATGAGTGAGCTGAAATAGATCATGTTCCATGGTGCCCCCTCAATTTGTCATTCAtgtattaatagttttaaggTTCCTCGATTGTTTATTTGGCTCTTTTTTAGCAGAACAACCAGTATTCTGCTTGATTTTTCTGTTGTATATAAAACCAAAGTTGTTGATATCATTGATTTGATCGAGTTcatcaaattattttacaatGCAATGCTGTGTGTTCTACATATTCCCTATAACTATCTATTTGCAGAACTTGGTTTCATTTTAAAACTGCTTACATGTCACTGGCTGCATGTTCCTATATTCATTGCTGACTAAAATACTACTATTATCACTCCTGTTTTTACAGGACgtatttatttcataaacTCACTTATACAAGCTTTGACAGTGAAATCTTTGAATATCCAGGATCTCTCCCATAGCCTTAAAATACCTCCGAAAAATCCCCAAACATCTTAGTTTCATTAGGCCATCGTAAAATCCTACAGGCTTGATGAATAATAACATTGTTAGCTTCTTTGTCCTTTCCACATCTAATGCAAACAAGTAAAGTTCATTTCCCTTGTCCTATTTCCTCCATTTCATCAAGACACTCGATGCATTCTGCAATCCTATAGGATATTTTCTCTTCTGTAGATCGAACAGTTAAAGCTCGCCATAGTCAACTGCTTCAGAGAGAGATTCTACTGTTCGTTCTGGCTTTGCCATGATTGGCTTTTCCATATGCAAAAAGGATGCAGTTGAGCCATTGTTAAGCCTTCTATGCTGTTTCGAGGTCCTGTGTCTccagtatttatattttcatcaaATACGATTTCCAACTTGTTAGCCAACTTGAGTTACTTGAAACGAAATTCAGCAACTTCTGAGTTAGCCTGTAATAAATCCACTAATCTTAATACGGAAATATAATTCAGAAGCAACATCATCTTTTGTTTGACATTTAACATACCTCAATATCTGGTGTAAGTTAGGTGTCCAGGTAGCTTTAGGCTCATTGATGACTTGCACATGCTAGGTTGACTTGAAATTTTTCTTCCATACTTGAGCTGAACCATGGAAGAACTGTCATCCTGCCTGGGCTTTTTCTTATCATGCATAATTGTGCTGCCTGGGCCTTTTGTATGCAGAGTGGAGGCGGATGCCTCTTGTGTGGACAAATGGGTCTCCGTGTCTCTGCTGTTTATTGCAAAATCATATATGATATCAAGTTTGTCGGAGTGctaaagttctttaaaccGATATAGAGGATGTTCCTGTGACATAACTTGGAATATGAACAAATACAAGACCTCAAATTTATGAATCATCTTCTAGAGTTCTCAATTATATAACATTACATGTTGTGAGTTAATGAACATACATGTATATACTCGTCCCAAACTTCATCAATTATATAACACTTTAAATTTCTGAGTTCCATTTCATGCTACTAGTAGTTTGCACCGGATCTTCCACTGTTCTTTAGTGGTATCCAAGTGGctctttatttgtttcttgTCATAGCGTAAGCCAGCCTTCTTGTACAATGATTCTCCAATATTTTTCCAGCCTTCCCTTTGTAAAATGCATAGCAGGTTTTTCCCCTTTGAGATTTGTTCCAGACATAAATCAACAAATATTTTTGTGGATTGCAAGTGTCCAAGTGGCTTTTACTGTTGCATTTCTTGATGCTGATGGTCTAGACATCCTTTATTCAGTTGCTATTCTTCTGCACATGCTCACGACTTTGAATGAATAATAATGCAATTACTTAACCTACATTAGTGCATTCAGTCATCATATTATCTGAATTTGCATGCCTTTGGGGAGAGGTAGGATACAGTTGAAAACCTATGGCGGATGCAATAGCCATTATGATGAGTAAAAACCATTGATAAGGAAAAGCGCTGTTTACTAGAATTATGCTGCATTCACATGGTGTAAGTTAACAAACAACCATCCATTAATCATCTAATTGTTTTGACAGATCCATCTCAAGACCTGCACTGAAGCAAAAATTACTGAATCCATGACTGGTCTCTGTCTGGGATTTTCTAAGATAAAACAGAAGAAATGTTTAACTACAATTGTTTTGATtggggagagagagaaagagagagaggaaaaggTGCTTAATCTACTTCTTGTAAGATACCAAACTGATAGGATAAGCAATTAAGGGAGAATTTTTAACCATACCACTGAAAGGGCTAAGAACAAAGACCAATCTAAAGAAACAAATCACAAAAACTACAAGTGTGATAGGAGCATTGAGGAATCCCACTTAAAATTGTGGCTCAGTTTCACAAAAGACCATATTAAAAGTTGCAGATGACTTGAGGTGAAACAATTAGTGATCAAGCCAATTGATTTGGATCACAATCACAAAGGACATCCAAAACAAAAACCAGGAAATGTTAGCATTTGTACGAATggataaagattaagcttatAGTAATTTAGGCTGAATTGCAAAGTTCCATGCTTTTAGTCCAAgccaaaatagaaaatagcaGAAAGCGCTGCAcccaaaatatataatttcaaacAGAAAACACATACATattatttaaagatattaCAAGGCAACTCAAATTGAGTACAACATGAAACAGGCATATCAAATACCAGCAAATTCGAAAAGAGCTGTATTTGAAGATTGGAATCAGGGTTTTTTAGGTTTTGCTTTCTCAAGGTTGATGTTGAAGATGATGACAGtgctttatttcttttttttttttctaatttttattaggtttcAATACCAAATGGAGGCCAAAATTCCAGGTTCAGAACTGGAGATCAAACATTACCCATTATCCAATTTTAAGAATCCTCTCAATGCTCTTGGACTGGATTAGAACATACAGGAACTCTTATGAATTCTTATTAAGACTTGATAGAATTGCAACTCACAAGCTTAAACATCATATTTGCACCAAAATGGAAactagaaataaatataaagataaaagacaagaaaagaaagatatcTGAACACAGAGAGTTCAATTTCATCTAATAGAAATGTATGTTACAAAGTTAAAGAGAAGAAATCCACTAGTACCTAACAACTATCTAGCACAAGCCTCGCTTCAAAAATCATAGTTTCCTCCCTTGAAACACAATGTGAACTTAACAAAACAGAGCAAATCCAATCACAAGCAGTGATCTTCCACAACTGAAACTACCTATCTTCACAAACCTTGTTTCCTTACACCTTCAGGAATTGCACATCACAGGCTTTAAGAGAAGAAATCCTCACTTCGAAAATTTTAGTTTCCTCTCTTAAAACACAATGTACACTTTAACAACTCAGACAACCCAGAAACCAATCACAGTCAGTGATCTTCTTCCTCAGCTGAAACTAACAACTTGACAACAAATATTCTTCAAAACCTTTACAACAACAGTATCAAACCTTGAAATATGCACAAACCCAAGACCTCCTAAAACAGAGACAAACCGACAATTAACAAACAGATACCTTCAAGAAACAGAACAGCCGTGTCAGCATTTGCATTACTAGAGAAATCAATGTCACTATACTTCTTAGTAAAATTAGCATACAAAATCCCCCAACTTTTGCTCCCTTGTTGCTTAACATCCTTATCAGccaattcaaaaatataagtCTCTTTAACACCGCCTTCTTTTCTCAAAGGCGTACCTAAACCTGACTTCAAATGTCCAACCAATCCCTTAATATACGCCTCCGCAAATTCAGGACTCGCATCAACCTCACGAAACGCACCACCAGAACTCGGCCACCCTGTCTCCGCCACAACCACGGGGATATTCTGATGTCCGGCCACCGCCATTGCCGTTATAACAGCATCCACCatcatatcaaaaagattACGGTACCTAACTCCAGTCACCAAATCATCCCTAAAATTAAACGGATGCTGGTGAAACAAAGCAAATCCAATCGGTATCTCAGAGTTTAGCCTATACATATTGTACGGATAAACTTTCACTAAAAAGGACGAATTTGTCTCTTCCAAGAACTGCAACAAAGGTTTTATTACAAGTTCACCCATTGGTTCTTGAAAAATAGCAGATGATGGTGGAAACGGCGTCGTGACGagattaacaaaagaaaaagttgtcgAAACGGAGATTTGTTTAATCCCAAGGTCACGTAATGCTAGGTGGAGGTTTCTAATTGCAGGAAGCAAATACGGCGCGAGCTGAGATGAGACTGCGTCGTCTCCGACGGAAATGACAGAAATCTTGGAACGAGGGTAGAAAGGTA
The nucleotide sequence above comes from Ricinus communis isolate WT05 ecotype wild-type chromosome 6, ASM1957865v1, whole genome shotgun sequence. Encoded proteins:
- the LOC8287265 gene encoding uncharacterized protein At2g39920 isoform X1, with amino-acid sequence MSAYAHQMEREYSAQSLLSRGGSEMGSHYVVESGFYMTSFAAIIFVGALVTVGVLFITLLIALTVMLQSCESRSKGIIEIQIPNDDYNYCKTFTLHAELNNLGPDDFPPICRNLAFHSIKESHYERDLNSTMWLVEKYFDSVEPLNDGLNVVLMDIDDILPSNPDYAHPLMHQLDQYGCRGCFEEAKHLKQRLLLSLYIELQARGWSLILLSRKPERLRNATTEHLTLAGYRGWSSVIMRLDDEMGMDSHKYFLKRRMMIQREGFRITGIISSQMDALIGPSLPGQHIFKFPNPIYYCCGSSQRDHE
- the LOC8287265 gene encoding uncharacterized protein At2g39920 isoform X2 — translated: MGSHYVVESGFYMTSFAAIIFVGALVTVGVLFITLLIALTVMLQSCESRSKGIIEIQIPNDDYNYCKTFTLHAELNNLGPDDFPPICRNLAFHSIKESHYERDLNSTMWLVEKYFDSVEPLNDGLNVVLMDIDDILPSNPDYAHPLMHQLDQYGCRGCFEEAKHLKQRLLLSLYIELQARGWSLILLSRKPERLRNATTEHLTLAGYRGWSSVIMRLDDEMGMDSHKYFLKRRMMIQREGFRITGIISSQMDALIGPSLPGQHIFKFPNPIYYCCGSSQRDHE
- the LOC8287264 gene encoding glucan endo-1,3-beta-glucosidase 2 — protein: MKPLISFLLLLLFPLLLTTTTAVAAHPHSLSTAIGVTYTSPFSQATPSPPPDKIAAAISTLHFHYLRLTNPEPNLIRSFAFTNTSLFLSIPNSFLLPLASNRSLALRWLYGHVLPFYPRSKISVISVGDDAVSSQLAPYLLPAIRNLHLALRDLGIKQISVSTTFSFVNLVTTPFPPSSAIFQEPMGELVIKPLLQFLEETNSSFLVKVYPYNMYRLNSEIPIGFALFHQHPFNFRDDLVTGVRYRNLFDMMVDAVITAMAVAGHQNIPVVVAETGWPSSGGAFREVDASPEFAEAYIKGLVGHLKSGLGTPLRKEGGVKETYIFELADKDVKQQGSKSWGILYANFTKKYSDIDFSSNANADTAVLFLEGICLLIVGLSLF